One Pseudomonas abieticivorans genomic region harbors:
- a CDS encoding FMN-binding glutamate synthase family protein produces the protein MSEKNPPVLRESATFDRLTIQEIQRAAETGIYDIRGGGTKRKVPHFDDLLLLGASVSRYPLEGYREKCGTDVILGNRFAKKPIHLKIPVTIAGMSFGALSAAAKEALGRGATIAGTSTTTGDGGMTPEERGQSQHLVYQYLPSRYGMNPDDLRKADAIEIVLGQGAKPGGGGMLLGMKVTERVAGMRTLPIGVDQRSACRHPDWTGPDDLAIKIAEIREITDWEKPIYVKIGASRPYYDVKLAVKAGADVIVLDGMQGGTAATQEVFIEHVGIPILPAIPQAVQALQEMGMHRKVQLIVSGGIRNGADVAKAMALGADAVAIGTAALIALGDNHPRLDEELKKIGSAAGFYDDWQNGRDPAGITTQDPELSKRLDPVEGGRRLANYLRVLVLEAQTMARACGKSHLHNLDPEDLVALTVESAAMARVPLAGTSWIPGQQY, from the coding sequence ATGAGCGAGAAGAACCCTCCGGTATTGCGCGAGTCGGCCACGTTCGACCGCCTGACCATCCAGGAAATCCAGCGTGCCGCCGAAACCGGCATCTATGACATTCGCGGCGGCGGCACCAAGCGCAAGGTCCCGCACTTTGACGACCTGTTGTTGCTGGGCGCCAGCGTGTCGCGCTACCCGCTGGAAGGCTACCGTGAAAAGTGCGGCACCGACGTCATCCTCGGCAACCGCTTCGCCAAAAAGCCGATCCACCTGAAAATCCCGGTCACCATTGCCGGCATGAGCTTCGGCGCACTGTCGGCGGCTGCCAAAGAGGCCCTGGGCCGTGGCGCCACCATCGCTGGCACCAGCACCACCACCGGTGACGGCGGCATGACCCCGGAAGAGCGCGGCCAGTCCCAGCACCTTGTTTATCAGTACCTGCCGTCGCGTTACGGCATGAACCCAGACGACCTGCGCAAGGCCGACGCCATCGAGATCGTGCTCGGCCAGGGTGCAAAACCGGGCGGCGGTGGCATGTTGCTGGGCATGAAAGTGACCGAGCGCGTGGCCGGCATGCGTACCTTGCCGATCGGCGTGGACCAGCGTTCCGCTTGCCGCCACCCGGACTGGACCGGCCCGGACGACCTGGCGATCAAGATTGCCGAGATCCGTGAAATCACCGATTGGGAAAAGCCCATCTACGTGAAGATCGGTGCAAGCCGGCCTTACTACGATGTGAAACTGGCCGTTAAAGCCGGCGCCGACGTGATCGTGCTGGACGGCATGCAAGGCGGCACTGCGGCTACCCAAGAAGTGTTTATCGAACACGTGGGCATCCCGATTCTGCCGGCCATTCCGCAAGCGGTACAGGCTTTGCAAGAGATGGGCATGCACCGCAAGGTTCAGCTGATCGTGTCGGGTGGTATCCGTAACGGCGCCGACGTGGCCAAGGCCATGGCCCTGGGCGCGGATGCGGTGGCCATCGGTACTGCTGCGCTGATCGCCTTGGGCGACAACCACCCACGCCTGGACGAGGAACTGAAAAAGATCGGCTCGGCCGCCGGTTTCTACGACGACTGGCAGAACGGCCGCGACCCGGCCGGCATCACCACCCAGGATCCGGAGCTGTCCAAGCGCCTGGACCCAGTGGAAGGCGGCCGCCGTTTGGCCAACTACCTGCGCGTGCTGGTACTGGAAGCGCAAACCATGGCCCGTGCCTGCGGCAAGTCGCACCTGCACAACCTCGACCCTGAGGACCTGGTGGCACTGACCGTGGAATCAGCCGCCATGGCCCGCGTACCGTTGGCTGGCACCAGCTGGATCCCTGGCCAGCAGTACTGA
- a CDS encoding protein glxC, with protein MKTIDLSTATVRDLNQALHDQVNNVEDREWVVTHSNGKHNLAVGVNEAVSIDIQGHAGYYCAGMNQKASITVHGNVGVGCAENMMSGYVRVKGSASQAAGATAHGGLLVIEGDAGARCGISMKGIDIVVGGSIGHMSCFMGQAGRLVVCGDAGDALGDSLYETHIYVKGKVESLGSDCIEKEMRAEHLEELQELLNRAGFAHQAADFKRYGSARQLYNFKVDNASAY; from the coding sequence ATGAAAACTATCGATCTTTCCACTGCCACTGTGCGCGACCTCAACCAGGCGCTGCATGACCAAGTGAACAACGTTGAAGACCGCGAGTGGGTCGTCACTCACTCCAACGGCAAGCACAACCTGGCCGTGGGCGTTAACGAAGCGGTGTCCATCGATATCCAGGGCCACGCCGGTTACTACTGCGCCGGCATGAACCAAAAAGCCTCGATCACCGTGCACGGCAACGTGGGCGTGGGTTGCGCCGAAAACATGATGAGCGGCTACGTGCGGGTCAAAGGCAGCGCTTCGCAAGCGGCCGGCGCCACCGCCCATGGCGGTTTGCTGGTGATTGAAGGCGACGCCGGTGCCCGTTGCGGCATCTCGATGAAAGGCATCGACATCGTGGTGGGCGGCAGTATCGGCCACATGAGCTGCTTCATGGGCCAGGCCGGGCGCCTGGTGGTGTGCGGTGACGCAGGCGATGCGCTGGGCGACTCGCTGTACGAAACCCACATCTACGTGAAGGGCAAGGTCGAGTCCCTGGGCTCCGACTGCATCGAGAAAGAGATGCGCGCCGAACACCTGGAAGAGCTGCAAGAGCTGCTCAACCGCGCAGGCTTTGCCCACCAGGCGGCTGACTTCAAGCGCTATGGCTCGGCCCGCCAGTTGTACAACTTCAAAGTCGATAACGCGTCCGCGTACTGA
- a CDS encoding class II glutamine amidotransferase, with amino-acid sequence MCGIVGLYLKNPQLESQLGKLFEPMLEAMTDRGPDSAGFAIYGDEVADGWVKLTLQSTTEGFDWQTLMGALEGRLGCSLDWFQNATAAVLKINAGEAPVRDALAQLAPSIRIMSAGQSIEILKGMGLPREISERFGLAGMKGSHIIGHTRMATESAVTMEGSHPFSTGADLCLVHNGSLSNHYRLRQELKREGIKFETDNDTEVAAGYLTWRLQQGDSLKQALDNSLENLDGFFTFAIGTRNGFAVIRDPIACKPAILAETDDYVAMASEYQALSSLPGIENAKIWEPAPATLYVWERESA; translated from the coding sequence ATGTGTGGAATCGTGGGCCTGTACCTGAAAAATCCGCAGCTGGAATCCCAGCTCGGCAAACTGTTTGAACCGATGCTCGAAGCCATGACCGACCGTGGCCCCGACAGCGCGGGCTTTGCCATCTACGGTGACGAAGTGGCCGATGGCTGGGTCAAGTTGACCCTGCAAAGCACCACCGAAGGTTTTGACTGGCAAACCCTGATGGGCGCGCTGGAAGGCCGCCTGGGCTGCTCGCTGGACTGGTTCCAGAACGCCACCGCCGCGGTGTTGAAAATCAACGCTGGCGAAGCACCGGTGCGCGATGCCCTGGCGCAGTTGGCCCCCAGCATCCGCATCATGAGCGCCGGCCAAAGCATCGAGATCCTCAAGGGCATGGGCTTGCCGCGTGAGATCTCCGAACGTTTCGGGCTGGCCGGCATGAAGGGCAGCCACATCATCGGCCACACCCGCATGGCAACCGAAAGCGCGGTCACCATGGAAGGCAGCCACCCGTTCTCCACCGGCGCCGACCTGTGCCTGGTGCACAACGGCTCGCTGTCCAACCATTACCGCCTGCGCCAGGAACTCAAGCGCGAAGGCATCAAGTTTGAAACCGACAACGACACTGAAGTGGCCGCCGGTTACCTGACCTGGCGCCTGCAGCAGGGCGACTCGTTGAAACAGGCCTTGGACAATTCCCTGGAAAACCTCGATGGCTTTTTCACCTTCGCCATCGGCACCCGCAACGGCTTTGCAGTGATCCGCGACCCGATTGCCTGTAAGCCCGCGATCCTCGCCGAAACCGATGACTACGTGGCCATGGCCTCGGAATACCAGGCGCTGTCCAGCCTGCCGGGCATCGAGAACGCCAAAATCTGGGAGCCGGCACCGGCCACCCTTTATGTCTGGGAACGCGAGTCGGCTTAA
- the glnT gene encoding type III glutamate--ammonia ligase has translation MLPEETQRIIEQHGIKYVLAQFVDIHGAAKTKSVPVCGLKTVAEEGAGFAGFAICGMGMEPHGPDFMARGDLSTLTPVPWQPGYGRVVCVGHVDGKPHPYDSRYVLQQQVQRLADKGWTLNTGLEPEFNLMRRDAGGKLQLVDASDNLDKPCYDYKGLSRSREFLERLTEALQKVDFEIYQIDHEDANGQFEINYTYSDALTSADRFTFFRMAAGEIANDLGMICSFMPKPDPKRAGNGMHFHLSIASAENKNLFHDASDPSGMGLSKLAYHFAAGLLAHGPALCAFAAPTVNSYKRLVVGNSLSGATWAPAFIAFGSNNRSAMVRVPYGRLEFRLPDAGCNPYLVSAAIIAAGLDGIDRQLMPDQVCNENLYKLSLEEIAARGIKTLPQSLKEACDALEADPLFSEVLGKEIVGEFIKLKRMEWVEYSRHVSDWEIQRYTEFF, from the coding sequence ATGTTGCCAGAAGAAACCCAGCGCATTATCGAACAGCACGGGATCAAGTACGTGCTGGCGCAGTTCGTCGATATCCACGGTGCCGCAAAAACCAAATCGGTGCCGGTGTGTGGCCTTAAGACCGTGGCCGAGGAAGGCGCGGGTTTCGCCGGCTTCGCCATTTGCGGCATGGGCATGGAGCCCCACGGGCCAGACTTCATGGCGCGCGGCGATTTGTCGACCCTGACCCCAGTGCCTTGGCAGCCAGGTTATGGCCGCGTGGTGTGCGTGGGCCATGTGGATGGCAAGCCGCACCCGTACGACAGCCGTTATGTACTGCAACAACAGGTCCAACGTTTGGCTGACAAAGGCTGGACCCTGAATACGGGCCTGGAGCCGGAGTTCAACCTGATGCGCCGCGACGCTGGCGGCAAGCTGCAACTGGTGGACGCCAGCGACAACCTGGACAAACCTTGCTACGACTATAAAGGCCTGTCGCGCTCCCGCGAATTTCTGGAGCGCCTGACCGAAGCCCTGCAAAAGGTCGACTTCGAGATCTACCAGATCGACCACGAAGACGCCAACGGCCAGTTCGAGATCAACTACACGTACAGCGACGCGCTGACCTCGGCCGACCGCTTCACCTTCTTCCGCATGGCCGCCGGCGAAATCGCCAACGACCTGGGCATGATCTGCTCGTTCATGCCCAAGCCCGACCCCAAGCGCGCCGGCAACGGCATGCACTTCCACCTGTCGATCGCCAGCGCCGAGAACAAAAACCTGTTCCATGACGCCAGCGACCCGAGCGGCATGGGCCTGTCCAAACTGGCTTACCACTTTGCCGCAGGTTTGCTGGCCCACGGCCCGGCGTTGTGTGCGTTTGCAGCGCCTACGGTCAACTCCTACAAGCGCTTGGTCGTTGGCAACTCGTTGTCGGGTGCCACTTGGGCCCCAGCCTTTATTGCCTTTGGCTCCAACAATCGCTCGGCGATGGTGCGCGTGCCTTATGGCCGCCTGGAGTTCCGCCTGCCGGATGCCGGTTGCAACCCCTACCTGGTCAGCGCCGCGATCATCGCCGCCGGCCTGGACGGGATCGACCGCCAACTGATGCCCGACCAGGTGTGCAACGAAAACCTCTACAAGCTGAGTCTTGAAGAAATCGCTGCGCGGGGCATCAAGACCCTGCCGCAATCGCTCAAGGAAGCGTGCGACGCGCTGGAAGCCGACCCGCTGTTCAGCGAAGTGCTGGGCAAGGAAATCGTCGGCGAGTTCATCAAGCTCAAGCGCATGGAGTGGGTGGAATACAGCCGCCACGTCTCCGACTGGGAGATCCAGCGCTACACCGAATTTTTCTGA
- a CDS encoding helix-turn-helix domain-containing protein yields the protein MNMPIDPQPRLKLEQYLGMQIKRQRQAQELKLADVARIAGISQGMLSKIENAQVSTSLDTLSRLCDVLGMPMSKLFSQYDQQGGSALLVKHDEGLEVVRRGTEKGHTYHLLNHTRGPKKSFEAYMVSMDDASEEFPTFSHPGTEFLHLLEGELIYRHGNQLYRLEAGDSLTFDGDVPHGPEQLVQVPIRLLSIMNYGSNPE from the coding sequence ATGAATATGCCCATCGACCCCCAACCGCGCCTCAAGCTTGAGCAATACCTGGGAATGCAGATCAAGCGCCAGCGCCAGGCACAAGAGTTGAAGCTGGCGGACGTGGCCCGCATCGCGGGTATCAGCCAAGGCATGCTGAGCAAAATCGAAAACGCCCAAGTGTCTACCAGCCTGGACACCCTGAGCCGCTTGTGCGACGTGTTGGGCATGCCCATGTCCAAGCTGTTCAGCCAGTACGACCAGCAAGGCGGCAGCGCGCTGCTGGTCAAGCACGACGAGGGCCTGGAGGTGGTACGCCGCGGCACCGAGAAAGGCCACACCTACCACCTGCTGAACCACACCCGTGGGCCGAAGAAGAGCTTCGAGGCATACATGGTGAGCATGGATGACGCCAGTGAAGAGTTTCCGACCTTCTCCCATCCCGGTACCGAGTTCCTGCATTTGCTGGAAGGCGAGCTGATTTACCGCCATGGCAACCAGCTGTATCGCTTGGAAGCCGGTGACAGCCTGACCTTCGACGGCGACGTGCCCCACGGGCCGGAGCAGTTGGTGCAAGTGCCGATCCGCTTGTTGTCGATCATGAATTACGGCAGTAACCCGGAGTAA
- the purU gene encoding formyltetrahydrofolate deformylase has protein sequence MQHEKMHFILKISCPATSGIVAAVTSYLAENGCYIGEMAQFDDEFSGTFFMRAVFRFNDGHLGDIAQLKQGFNDVAGAFGMDWELHDTREPMRVLLMVSKFDHCLTDLLYRHQKGEMDMTITAIVSNHLELRPMAERQGIRFIYLPVTKDTKARQEAELMKVVDETGTDLVVLARYMQILSDDLCKQLSGRAINIHHSFLPGFKGAKPYHQAYQRGVKLIGATAHYVTSDLDEGPIIEQEVQRVDHAYLPDDLVAIGRDTETVALSKAVKYHLEHRVFLNQDRTVIFR, from the coding sequence ATGCAACACGAAAAGATGCACTTCATTCTAAAAATCAGCTGCCCGGCGACTTCCGGCATTGTCGCAGCCGTTACCTCGTACCTCGCGGAAAACGGCTGCTACATCGGCGAAATGGCGCAGTTCGATGATGAATTCAGTGGCACGTTTTTCATGCGCGCGGTGTTCCGTTTCAACGACGGGCACCTGGGCGATATCGCGCAGCTCAAGCAAGGTTTCAACGACGTAGCCGGCGCTTTCGGCATGGACTGGGAACTGCATGACACCCGCGAGCCGATGCGCGTGCTGCTGATGGTGAGCAAATTCGACCACTGCCTCACCGACCTGTTGTACCGCCATCAAAAAGGCGAGATGGACATGACCATTACCGCCATCGTCAGCAACCACCTGGAGCTGCGCCCGATGGCCGAGCGCCAGGGCATCCGCTTTATTTACCTGCCGGTAACCAAGGACACCAAGGCCCGCCAGGAAGCCGAGTTGATGAAGGTGGTGGACGAAACCGGCACCGACCTGGTGGTGCTGGCCCGCTACATGCAAATTCTTTCCGATGACCTGTGCAAGCAGCTCTCGGGCCGCGCCATCAACATCCACCACTCGTTCTTGCCAGGTTTCAAAGGCGCCAAGCCTTACCACCAGGCTTACCAACGTGGCGTGAAACTGATCGGCGCCACCGCGCACTACGTCACCAGCGACCTGGACGAAGGCCCGATCATCGAGCAGGAAGTACAGCGCGTAGACCACGCCTACCTGCCCGATGACCTGGTTGCCATCGGCCGCGATACCGAAACCGTGGCGTTGTCCAAGGCGGTGAAATACCACCTGGAACACCGCGTCTTCCTTAACCAGGACCGTACGGTGATCTTCCGGTGA
- the folD gene encoding bifunctional methylenetetrahydrofolate dehydrogenase/methenyltetrahydrofolate cyclohydrolase FolD, which produces MNSLKLIDGKAASARVLQQVRVDVAALVLQGIQPVLAVILVGEDPASQVYVRNKILRAEEAGIHSLEYRLPADAGQAEVLDLIARLNADASVNGILLQLPLPAHIEETRALQAIAPGKDVDGFHSENVGGLSQGRRVLTPCTPSGCMQLLTDTLGDLTGKHAVVIGRSNIVGKPMAALLLQAHCSVTVVHSRSSNAQELCRQADIVVAAVGRPRMIDASWLKEGCVVIDVGINRIEENGRSRLVGDVDFDSALPIVSAITPVPGGVGPMTIAFLMKNTVTAAVQQAQAQRSLSEAPCLSTY; this is translated from the coding sequence GTGAACAGTCTCAAGTTGATCGACGGCAAGGCCGCTTCCGCCCGCGTGCTGCAACAGGTGCGCGTCGACGTGGCAGCCTTGGTGCTGCAAGGCATTCAACCCGTCTTGGCGGTGATCCTGGTAGGCGAAGACCCCGCCAGCCAGGTGTACGTGCGCAACAAGATCCTGCGCGCTGAAGAGGCCGGCATCCATTCGCTGGAATACCGCCTGCCCGCCGATGCCGGCCAAGCCGAAGTGTTGGATTTGATCGCACGGCTTAATGCCGATGCCAGCGTCAACGGCATCCTGCTGCAACTGCCGCTGCCGGCGCATATCGAAGAAACCCGCGCCTTGCAGGCCATCGCGCCGGGCAAGGACGTCGACGGCTTTCACAGTGAAAACGTCGGCGGCCTGAGCCAGGGCCGACGCGTGCTCACGCCCTGCACCCCGAGCGGCTGCATGCAGTTGCTGACCGATACCCTGGGCGATTTGACCGGCAAGCACGCGGTGGTCATCGGCCGCTCCAACATTGTCGGCAAACCCATGGCCGCCCTGTTGTTGCAGGCGCATTGCTCGGTCACCGTGGTGCATTCGCGCAGCAGCAACGCCCAGGAGCTGTGCCGCCAGGCCGACATCGTGGTGGCTGCCGTCGGCCGCCCGCGCATGATCGATGCCAGCTGGTTAAAGGAAGGCTGCGTGGTGATCGACGTCGGCATCAACCGCATCGAAGAGAACGGCCGCAGCCGCCTGGTCGGTGACGTGGACTTTGACAGCGCCCTGCCGATAGTCAGCGCCATCACCCCGGTACCCGGTGGTGTAGGCCCGATGACCATCGCCTTCTTGATGAAAAACACCGTGACCGCTGCCGTGCAGCAGGCCCAAGCCCAACGCAGCCTATCGGAGGCCCCATGCCTTTCAACTTACTGA
- a CDS encoding FAD-dependent oxidoreductase, translating to MPFNLLKYGLSSEYPVEVDLPPPKELKSSYDVVIIGAGGHGLATAYYLSKYHGITNIAVLEKAYLGGGNTARNTAVIRSNYLTSEGVKFYAESVRMFEGLSNEFDFNIMYSQRGQLTLAHTDATVRSFRQRAEVNKHFGGRTEMIDRQQIRELVPTLNLDPGHLPVIAGLWHMDGATARHDAVAWGYAKQAAKRGVEIHQLTEVQELVIENGTITAVKTNRGTIKCGCAVQAIAGHSSLMMAKAGIRSPIQTFPLQAMVTQPFKPFLDPLVSSSALHCYVQQTSRGEVVFGGGSDPYPLYNSRSTLDLKESLLAHAIEMFPFLANAKLMRQWAGITDMTPDYSPIMGLSPVKNYYLDAGWGTWGFKATPICGKTMAQLVASGGKVPDLIKPFGLERFSTFKQVNEMGATAASH from the coding sequence ATGCCTTTCAACTTACTGAAGTACGGGCTGAGCTCGGAATACCCGGTGGAGGTCGACCTGCCGCCGCCCAAGGAACTCAAGTCTTCCTACGACGTGGTGATCATCGGCGCGGGCGGCCACGGCCTGGCCACGGCCTATTACCTGTCCAAGTACCATGGCATCACCAATATCGCCGTGCTGGAAAAGGCCTACCTGGGCGGCGGCAACACCGCACGCAATACGGCAGTCATCCGCTCCAACTACCTCACCAGCGAGGGCGTGAAGTTCTACGCCGAATCGGTGCGGATGTTCGAGGGGCTGTCCAACGAATTCGATTTCAACATCATGTACTCCCAGCGCGGCCAACTGACCCTGGCGCACACTGACGCCACGGTGCGCTCGTTCCGCCAACGCGCCGAGGTGAACAAACACTTTGGCGGGCGTACCGAGATGATCGACCGCCAGCAGATCCGCGAACTGGTGCCCACCCTCAACCTGGACCCCGGCCACCTGCCGGTGATCGCCGGCCTGTGGCACATGGACGGCGCCACTGCCCGCCACGACGCCGTGGCCTGGGGCTACGCCAAGCAGGCGGCCAAGCGCGGCGTAGAGATCCACCAGCTCACCGAAGTGCAAGAGCTGGTGATCGAGAACGGCACCATCACCGCAGTTAAAACCAACCGTGGCACCATCAAGTGCGGTTGCGCGGTGCAGGCGATTGCCGGGCACAGCTCGTTGATGATGGCCAAGGCCGGCATCCGCTCGCCGATCCAGACCTTCCCGCTGCAGGCCATGGTGACGCAGCCATTCAAGCCGTTCCTCGATCCGTTGGTCAGCTCCTCGGCGCTGCACTGCTACGTGCAGCAAACCAGCCGCGGCGAAGTGGTGTTTGGGGGTGGCTCCGACCCGTACCCGCTGTACAACTCACGCTCCACGCTCGACTTGAAAGAAAGCTTGCTGGCCCACGCCATCGAGATGTTCCCGTTTTTGGCCAACGCCAAGCTGATGCGCCAGTGGGCCGGCATCACCGACATGACCCCGGACTACAGCCCGATCATGGGCCTGTCGCCGGTCAAGAATTACTACTTGGATGCTGGCTGGGGCACTTGGGGCTTCAAGGCCACGCCCATCTGCGGCAAAACCATGGCGCAGCTGGTGGCCAGCGGCGGCAAGGTGCCAGACCTGATCAAGCCGTTTGGCCTTGAGCGTTTTTCCACCTTCAAGCAAGTCAACGAGATGGGCGCCACCGCGGCCAGCCACTGA
- a CDS encoding sarcosine oxidase subunit delta: MKILNCPLNGPRNISEFTYGGEFKHMPDPATCSDAQWADYVFNSENIAGIVREWWMHNPSSYWFLAERHTVTDEIIRTFDPKEVFTARVEFQAPAKEIAR, translated from the coding sequence ATGAAAATTCTGAATTGCCCGCTCAACGGGCCGCGCAACATCAGCGAGTTCACCTACGGCGGCGAGTTCAAGCACATGCCAGACCCGGCCACCTGCAGCGACGCCCAGTGGGCCGACTACGTGTTCAACAGCGAGAACATCGCCGGCATCGTGCGCGAGTGGTGGATGCACAACCCGTCCAGCTACTGGTTTTTGGCCGAGCGCCACACCGTCACCGACGAGATCATCCGCACCTTTGACCCCAAAGAAGTGTTTACCGCCCGCGTTGAATTCCAAGCACCGGCCAAGGAGATCGCCCGATGA